TGGGACTTTAGGGAGAAGAAACACATTCTCTCTCTGGCTGGATTCATCTCATGACTTAGCCATTTTTGTGGTTTCTGGAAGTCTTTCCCCAGCTGTTCTAAAAAATTACTGTACTCCTGATGCATCCTATTACCATGTATTACtgacttctgaaaaataatgctGCAGTGGTCATGTCCTTCTAGTAGGATGTATTGACTGGATGAATATATTGGAGCATCTGATATAAATCATCTTTCTGTCATCCCTTCTTCACTCTGTTTTGTAAGTTTCTTTGGATatatgctgccttttttttattcctaataCGTATGGTTTCagttatttttccatttgttaTTGAGTGCATTTAAGTTATTTCAAGTCTTCTATGAATAATGTCTGACCAAAGAATAGCATGGATACTTTCACAATATATAATCCATAGGGCTGAGGAGAGATTATACAATGAAAGCAAATTTGTAATGCAAGTTCAGCATTCATGGTATGCTACACAGATGATCTCTGTATTGAGTATGAACAGGGTGATACAAGGAGTAGACAAAGTCAGAAGTGTATTTCCATGAATCCAGTGTATCACTTTAAGAAGACAATCACATTTCAGAATTTCATCACTACACTATAATATCCCAGTTTTCAAGGTAGccataaaatgagaaatttgcATTATTGATCATGACTGTAAAATCACATCTGTgtgaaaaaatgggatttttgtaAGCAGAACCACCGGACAAAGTTTAAGAGGAGAGGCTAAACTATTTGACTGTAGCAGTAATGAAAGCAATGTACAAATACGTAAATTTAGTGATTTGAAAAAGGACAGACACTCTGCTTTAAGCATTATAGTTTAGCTTTGGAATTAGgcataaagaacaaaaaagtaTGTATGCATTAGGAGGGGAAAAGATGACAACGACTTTTTTAAAAGGCCAAAGCAGTTGTACTGAGGCTCTGACCCTCTGAAAAGTTTCTTCacagattctttttcttttgtgactGTGTCTGTACCTTGACTTATGTTACCTTAAAGAAGCTGTGGTTAATAGTTCATAATACAACACTAACAGGCCTTTCAGACACACAACTATCCCTGAAAGATACCAAGTGTTTTATGCTTCATTATTGAGATAAATGATTTATACTATTTCTACAATTTCTGAATACTTACACGTCCCCCTCTGAACTCAGTTCATAAAGATTCATAGTAATCAAGCCCTGGGCTGCACTCTTTGTGTCTGCAGGAGATAGTCCCTGTAACTTGTAAAAAGTTAATCTAGAAGATTTTGTGTAATGTATTTCTACAAGCAGATGATGTCAAGTAATGGTTTTATTAGCATTTACTTAGATTGATCTCCATATCTCTGAGTTCTGATGCCTGCAAATAATGTTCCAGTTCAGAATTATGAACATTTACATTCATCAGAATGTCTTGTATTGCACATTTATATGTGCATTAGAGATGACTAACCAAGAAAAATTCtaatgaaaatttttgttttgatttcaaggagagagaaaaaccaTAATCTACCTTTAATCTATTTATTTGCTGACTAATTCCTATGGAGCAATTTATTAAACATTGTACTGGTGGATATCTATCCATACATATATTTTGATGTCACTTTGGAGTAACAGGTTCTACACTGATTTGTTGGGtcttttttctgtcactgtcaATGTTAAGCATGGTTGTTCACAGATAGAATCCCTGTGTTACACAGTAGCTGTTGTTTAAAATACTGGACTGTGGGATGTTTTTAATATGTTAAATCTGACTTTtcaactgaaataaatgttcacgttctttatattatttttgcattgttttcatTGAATATGCTTTTTTACTCTAGGGAAACAAGATTATAAGAAAACCAGGCCTATGTTAAGAGCTACAAGATTAAAAGCAGAGGCCAAGAAAACTGCACTAGGCGTAAAGGTAGAGAACCTCTTTGATAGCTCAAACCacctttgtgtttgtttcttttccccataGATGTACTGTGTGAATATTGATTTCTGAGAGAAATTGTTTATGACACTTCAAAATCCAAGTAGAATGCTAGaatctaaaatatttatgattaaCTGCTTTTACTTAACCCTAAAATGGCTTGAATATTTGAAGTGCTGAAAGATTTTATGTAGTCTATGTCCTTGTTATGATGCATGCTTACTTTAAGGTTTAAAGTACTGTGTGCTTAGAAAATTGATGGTATTAGGGAGCCTGTCTACACACAGAACAAATTCTTTAACTATTTCATATAGCTAGACAAATTGCAGTAAACACTTCCCATGTTCCTCTTCTCATCCTATACTAGTAGTAATTTAAAGACTGGATTTGTTAAGTATTGTTAATTCTCAGTATTATTGTCTCAGTCTGCATCCTTGTGTACTGCCTCTCACTTGGAAAAGGAAGGCTTAACTAACAGCAAAACATATGGAAAGGTACTaaactttattttgaaaatgttccCATTTCAGGCAGGTATGAAGTATAACAATTTTGATCACAGTTGGGAATATAAGCAGGGAGGagaattagaaatattttctgttatctACTATCCAGTGTGCCATCAAAATGGGATATGTCTGAACGCACATTATTTATGTTGTCTCCactattttttcctcaaacttaatttttaatctaaCTGGTACACTATTAACAGAAGGGTGAAacctgaggaaaataaaaaagtggaTCCATTAACTGGATATTCTAGTAAAAGAAACTTCAGAAATGTTAGAAGGAGaacattttcttgtttctggCAGATGAGAAATCAATTTTTTCAAGTTATAGCTTATAGCAAATGCCAAGGTATTACTACCAAGCTGTAACAGCTGTTAGGCTGCCAGATGATGTATTTGGTTGTCTTCCAGAATTTGCTATTATAATCACGAAACAGTGCTTTCTTTTTGCTCCTGATTGCTGATCTCGATCAAGCATTACCGTGCCATGCAGTATGTTTTCACAACATAATCTCCTCAGTTAGTGCTGTGTGTCAGgttttaatgagaaaaagtGGATTGCCTTTTTTGTTTAAGAGATAGATTATTAACCTTTTGAGTTccctttccttcatttcttattaaatttcctttttctttccatttttctttcaatgacGTGACCTTTTAAAAGTGATGTTCTACTTGGAGACTTAGTGTGCAGCctaattcttttaaaatgtacacATTTTTGCATGTCTTTCACAAGTGAGAAGAGTATGAGATTTGGTCCTTCAAAAcctgtttcatttctttattttcttaagtaATTCTTCCCTAAAAATGAGGGTGAATGGGAAAGCATATGTGTAGTCATATATGTAATGAAGATTTAAGTATTAGTGAATAAAGGACTTTTGCCATCAAGGTGCACATGTGCTCTTCAGGTCCTGAGTGGGGGTGTTTCTGGGATTCTCCTAGTTGCACTGTGTGATGTCTCAGGTCTACAATTCTGcttctgccttaaaaaaaaaaaaaaaaaaaatctggctgTAATACATTTTTGTGCTTCTggaccttaaaaaaaaaagcaaacctggATCATCCCCAAACATATCACAGTAATTAGTTTTACTTCCAAATTGCTGAGAAAAGCTGACAGAGCTGAAGCAAAAAGAAGGTAAGTTGGGCACCTTTCCTTCAGGGATTTTCTgtgggggaaggaaggcagaACTTTTGACTGCATCTTTCTCACTGAGCCTGCTTAATACCAACAACCTCAGGCTTACTAAATGTTACATTACTTCTAGCAGAACATGGGCAGTTTCTGTAGAGTCTGCGTTTCTGCTGACAGAAATGCGCCTCTTCCCAccctgcagtgacagctctTCACCCTGCTCagtccctccagcagcagaacttCACCATGGGCAGCAGTAGCTCCTGGGAAATCTCCTTCCATACCCCTGGAGAGGCTGCTTGCTTGTGAAGCCCCATAACCTGCACCCCTCCCTCAAGCATGGCTTGTTTTGCTCAGTCCAGCTGTCCAAGTGCTATCTCCACATCTATCCTAAATACTCCTCTGTTGTCTTCTGGATAGTTTTTGAAGTAATTCTTGATAACTTATGTTTGGAATGATGGCAACTGGCAGGACAGCAGAGAACAGTTTGTTCTTCAGATCCCTTGACCAGTTGTCCCAAGACCCTGAGGTCCCACTTGACCATCCTTGGTCTTGTTGGGACTTTGTATGTGTCCACTTGGAAAACCAGTGGGCAATAGTCAGTGGGCAGTGCCAAGCTGGGAAGTTTCTTGGTGATTTCCCCAAGGCTAGCACAGTCCCTATGGGCTGGGTCCAGCTGGCATGTTGGGCCCTCCTTTCCTCTCAAAGGGGAGTCACCAATGACAACTACCcttcttattttattaattgaGGAGGTTTTGATGGGGATGGGGGCGGTAGATTGCCCTGCCCTAGGCCCCTCCAGCCTGGATGGATCTTCATCCACTTTCTCATTTCCCTTGTTCTCAGATTCCAGGGCCTCGTATCTGCTGTTTAAGGGCTCCTGGAGAGGTGAGGTAGGTCAGGAGGGAATTCACCTGCCACCCCATGCAGAAAACCATTTCCACTCCCCACTATCTCTTAAGagttcctccttttccctggaatGAGTAATGGTGATAAACAAAATGATTCACCTTCCAAAGGTTTCCAAATGGATTTTAGTCTTTTTTTGTTATGTAGGCCCTAATTCTGTGCTGTAGCAGTTGATTAACTTCAATCTGtgttgaaaggaaaaaaaagtgatataACTATAATGCAGTGTAGTAAGTAGGCACTTTAAATAGAAATGTCCAAAGTTCTTGTAAATCTTTCAGAAGAAACCAGACACATACATGGTTTggaatgtattttatttgtgtaTATACATATCTGTTCAGTACATGATGCAGtatgcagcatttaaaaataaattaacctTTTATTATAAAAAGTTAAGTTGAagctaataaaaatattgtagaGGAAAGATAAATAGAAAAGTATAAGATCTCTGGGAAAGGGAGTAATTTTGTAGTATTTTTGTAGTAATTTTGTATTTGTAGTTCTGTGAAACACAAACTCACAACAAACTAATGCAATAAGCACCATACAGCCACTTAAAACAATAGGCTTTTTTATGTCATTGATAACTCTAGGGTTGTTTTGCATTAGTGTCCTGAAGAATTTACATGTAAACTAAGACTTAGTGTAGTATTTAGGGCAGGAAAAAAGAGGGCTAGAATATAGTGAAGGGATTTTATTCCTTAATTTCTACGGGGATAATGAAATTCAATTGTGTATTTCACATGAGAGCTGACAACATTAGCTTAAAAAAGGCCCTATAAATGACATAAAACTTTTCAGAACCAATCCTCTAGAGATTCTTCACATTTCATTGCTGGCATACTAATTAGCTTGTCTTGTCAAACTTTGATTGCCTTGTCATTTTAATGCAAGGTTTAAAGTAACAAAGTTTCTCTCAGTCCCTGGCATTTAGTACTTTTTAATTTCCCCAATGAGGGATTTTTATCTGTGTTGATAATgtcagagaagcagctgagcaCTAATAACTATCCAAAGTTAGTTCAAGAAGGGTGACCATGCTAGTACTTGGTGTGTCATATTTGCTCTTTAAACATGTTTAAAGATTAAATATTGTAGCAGAGCTATTGTACTGGCTCTGTTTGTCTATGTGACACTAATGTAGACAGTGCCAAAATATATTGTGTCTTGGAAAAGCAGGACCCTGCCTTGAGAAACAGCTCCAAGAGAAAGCAGTGTGCTATATGTCTCCTGGTGTTTGGATAAGACAAAATTCTTTGTAGCAGTACCAAAAAGGGAGCCTCTGAACTTTCTCTGGGTCATTTTGTTGGCCCCCACGTGGGGCTTGTGCTGGTGGAAGCCCAGCTGTTCATCCTGACCAAGTAGAGCAGGAAAGCCTTTCCACCACTGCTGCTAGCTCTGCTCTCGTTGGATGAGGAAAACATGCCAGCAGGAGAGTGACAAGCAGAAAATGGTTTGAGAAGGTGTGGAAGGTTGCACCCCAGATAGCTGGAGTTTGGTATGCAGAGATTGAAAGTTATGGGAGTTCTTggggagagatttttttttcacaggctGCAAGAACAAATCAGTGGTCCATGCAAAacatgatgattttttttctcttctctaaaTGTAGGCACAAATCTTAACAGTAGTGTTTGCAAAGTACTTGCAAAGACATTATTAACTGGAGAATATCACTCCACAGAGAATTAGCAGCAACACAATACATTGATTCAGccaaggaaaaaatgtttcctaAACAAAGTGAGAACTTGCTTAAATAGAATGTCTGTCATTCTTTTGCATATCTGCTTAATCTGTTGTGTAGTGAGATACCTCACTATGGAGATTTTATCTCATCTGGAACAAGTTAGATAGGAATAGATAACAAGACATTTCTCATGTATTTTAGCCAAGAATATTCTCCAGTTTCATATTGTTCATAATCTACTAAGTTGGTCTACTACATTTGCCAAGATGCAGTTTCATAGCTTTGTAGAAATTAAGGCCACAAGAGACTATTAGATCATTTGATCTGCACATCTGTATGTTACAGATCATAAAATTTCATCCAAATACTTTCTGCAAAGTCTAAGCACTTTGTAATGGCCAAAATACTGTGTCTTCAAACTTATGTATCTCACAATATGCAGAGCAGCTTAATGTGTCACCAGTGAATAAAGTGTGATATTCCCAGTTATCCCTGTAGTCAGACTTTGAAatgagagggaaaggaaacaacaCATACAAAGAGAAGAACAAAATCAGACCCTTGCCTCACCTGAACACCTAAGTGTCGTAATCATGGTGGTTTGACATGTGAAGAAGATGCACCAAGCAAAATCTTCAGAGGATTTTCTGTATCAGCTTGGAGCAGTAGCCCAAGCTACTCAAGCCTCCTTATGTCTCTACTTAGGACCAGTCTGTAGCAGTTCAAAGAATAAtcaacaacagcaaaaccatAAAAcctagaaattaatttctccaatACAATTGGAGGAAAATGTCAACATCAGAGGACTTCTGATGCTATATAAAAAAGTCTGATCAGTTAAACATAGGGTTCTAATACTTTTGATAACCTGATTTTTCAGGGGTTCAGAATGTAGAGCTGACCATGGAAGTTTTCTGAGTTTTCCTAGGGCCCTGAAGGAGAGGAGCAGTGATGAGAGCTGAATTTGCCAACTCCTGGCAGCCAGGTCCTCCTTTTCACACAAGTCCAAGTTGAATTATTCTTTGTAATtgctaattaaaaatgtatattttaagaGAGATCAGATGATAAAAGACTGACATGTGTGGAAGTCCATATTTTCCTGAAGAATGTTCAATCATTCTTGCTCCTAGAAAATGGCATCTTACTTCAAGACTGAACTTGTCTAACTGCAGCTGGGCCTTGAAAGTTTGTTGTAAACAGGATAAAAGGACCCCACACTGTGAAATGCTTTACTTATATACAGGTGTATATAATTACATGCTGTAACCAAGCTACCTCTCATTCTTCTCtatgataaaataaatactggTCATCTCCCTGCTGGAAATCTCTCCACCTTTGTACATCCAGAAATCACACTGAGTTACCCAGGAAATCCAAAGACCTTCTAAGAGTCACAGTTTTTCAAGGCAGAGTACCCTTTATAAGTACTGTCTGCATCTTTGATACCTGTAtatattattttgtgtttagctgttttaaaatgaaTCCTTTTGCTTTGTAGGCATATAGCCAGGTGATTTCAATGACTCTCTAATAGCACCTTGTTCTCATTATTTGAGACAACAGTGATCTTTCTTCCATCTGAAattttcacagtaaaaaattaGAGCCTAAAAAGTGTAGATAAAAGTTCATAAATTACTTCTGTTGCCTTCTGTTAGCTGTAGAATGTCCTGCATTAAGGAAGTAAACATTCATTTATAAATATGATTTTGTTGAAACTCTAAAACACGATCACAGTGAATATCCACCTAAAGTCTTCAGTTAAGAACTATATGAGATAAAAAGATTGTCAGTtcctatatatttatttttacagctatCCTTGATCAGCATGATTTTCTTTTAGTCTCTTTCCAGAAAGAGCTAGGGAGAGTTTAGCATTTCAAAGGGAGCAATTTGTGGTACTCTTTCACTTAGTTTTAAGCAGGTTACAGGTAAAAAAGGTGTGAATCTCTTTGAAGGACAGTTAAAAAACATGTAACCCCCCCGCCTCGACATTTCCTGGAAGTATGATATTTCTCTAAATGTGTAGGATATGATGCTGCCATACACAGTGTCCAGATTTGTCTTATCATAGCtaacattttttcctcatcccttctccTGATTAATCTAGTTtagatcccagctctgccacttgCTCGGTCAGGGTGAATTTGAGGACATAATCCAATTATTTTGGCATGAGAGACAAAAAACTGACCAAAAAATGATAGGAGAATTAAATCTTCATTATGCTGTAATGGTATGCATTTCCTTTATGAAAAGTTTCTGGAAAACTTACCAAACTGAAATCAGTAAGGTTCTACATATGTTATTCTACATGTAAGAggataaaatagaaaaatctgttACTTTTTAAAGGCTTCTATGACTGTACTTTGGGATTTCAGAGTAGGGATGTTGTTTCCTTGTGTTCTGTACCAtgacataaaaggaaaaaaaaaaaaaaagagaaaaaaccctctGATCATTTTAAGTTTATTTCTATAGGACTTTTTCTCTACTCTTTAATTATTCATGGTGAAATCCTTTGAGTAAATGGGTTTTGCAGGGGATGATGGGGATGATCCATAAAGTGCAAGAGAAAGGGAGCTATATATGCCAAGCGGGGagtattttaacatttcatttCTATGCATGGCTGAAAATACAAACAGCAAAGCCTGGAAAgtataaaacaaattaaaatgacAATATATATCTGTTGTTGCAAATGGAGTACAGCGGTGTAGCATCTCATTTGCTATTTACCTTGCAAAATTTATGTTTATAAAAGTTCATAAACTGGATGCAATTCTTAAGAGACTGCATATCCCTTGCTGAGAGCCAGATGTCCTTTGTAAGGccatttattttagatttttgttaCTCTGCCTTTTTCAGTAACTCAGATCTAAGTTTCTTGCATAATTCTCAAACCTGGAGTTTTAGAGACTTTTCTTTCCCAGGCATAATAAATACTGATCCACCCACACAGTTCCTAGTGGCTGTGCAAGGAAAGTAGTATTGTTATCAGTGTTACTCATTGTGAAATTTAGGCAGAGGAGTTAAAGAACTTCTGACAAGTAGTTACTGGGCAGCCTGAGAATGAAACTCAAGATTTTCCCCATTCCACTTCCTTTGACACAAATCTTTAATGCAGAGGTTTCTGAAAAGTTTGCTGCTGCTACCCACAGCATTTCATAAGAGAGactggggagaagggaggggaaaggTAAACCTATTGTGAAACAGAAAGCGTGGGAAGTGTGGCACCCAAACAAGAGAAAAACTTTTTAATACTGGAATGAATTTGCTCTCTGTGTCAAGTGTGAACGGGGCCTGCATTGTACGGATTTGTTGTCCACTCTCCTGAGCAGATGGAGCCTGCAGTTGTATGTCACTTGTTTATTACATCCTCTTAAGATTAGTAGCTGTGTGGCCAGATGGgtctgggagcacagctgtggatacaaggaaataaatgaaaccTGTCTGATGCTGCCGTGCCCTTTTGTGAGATACTGACATGTTGCAACtgcaacaaagcaaaaatcacTTTCCTTTAATATATGAGTGAATTAGATGTACTTTTTGAAAAAATCAAATCATGAAATTGGGAGGATGAAGTTCAGAGCATGGTACAATTCTAAGAGGAAAATGCAGTTGAAATCTGTAGCCAACAGCCTCAGAAAATTTGCAGGAGCAATTTTAATGTGGTAAAACAAATCTAAAGTATATCTCAACCattcatataaaatataaagcaaagGTTTCTATAGAATAAAGAATATGCTCCTATAGAACATATGCCAACTAGGCAGTagtatttcaaaatttattaGATGGCATATGTTGAATTATTGATCCAACATTCTGATAAACTATATAATGCATTCAtgtaaatgcaaattaaatgcTGTTCTATAGAAGAATGCCAGATTATGGGCTAgactttaaaaactgaaatgcacAGTTTTAACTCCTTCATGTCAGTGGACACAATGCTGGTCACCAGCCTAGAGGTGCTGGGTAGGATTAATCCCACAGTGCACACAAGAGGTGCCATTTGCACTCCCTTCTACTCTAAGGGGAGAAATGGTCGTTTTTGGGAAGAATTCCTGGCCTTTCTTAGAGGACACAATGAATCTTGCACCAAAGGCAGACAGACTCTGTCCTTGGACAGTAAAGGGTGTCTTGTTGTCTTAGTTCAGTGTAGGCATCTCCTTTCAGTCCCACTGACACAGTAGGTTCAATGTGATGTCTTCTGTACCAATTCAGATCAGTTGTTATAAAATCGctgaactttttttcttctcccatttCAAATGCACATTGGGATTGTTCTGATGTGATTGTTTTATAGCTTAATGTGAAGCTGAGAATTGGAGGGGAAGTTTTGCTTCTCTCCTTACAAGGATAGTGGGGTTTGGAGGTGCTAACTAACCTTTGGAGAATCTCGAGtgcacaattttaaaaattcatcatGATGATCAGGAGTCAAGCAGTAGATGTTGTTAGCTACAGAGTCATACTTTCTGTGAGCTGAAGGGACATAAGGATTTTTCACAaatttatctttcttctttcattgTCTAGCAAAATGAGAGTCAACACTATTGGAATTGTGCTGTGccttacagaaaaataaacactttaaaatgtgaaataccGTTTCTttgaaagtaataaaaatgaaagaaatataggaaataaaagaaaaataaaggggaTGATTGTActataattaaatttttacaaAGTCCAGCCTTAATATGATAGGCAGTCACATAATGAGTATAATATGTAatataaaaccatttttctgcttctgaaagtTGCCATAAATCGTCTATGCTTTGGAATTCTCTTTTATGTTAATTAAGGAAGATGCAGCAAGTTGCAATATTTTATGGGAAGAGAGGCAAGTGCAAATTGTTGTGCTTTTTGCCTCATTGCAGAGCACgagaaagaaaagtttaatCCAATTCTGAAGGAGTTTGTAGTTCCATATTGTACTGCATGCCAGGAGGTTGGGAGGTAGAGGTAGCAATTTTCATTGGCTTCCACCATACTGTGTttgcttcattaaaaaattacaaatttgtTGGCAAAAAGCAGTAACATATTGCTAGAAAACATCAAAATTCACAGTGTAAATTCATAACTTAAATTTGTGTTCAAAACTGTGGTTTGTGAATGatgtcttttcctttaaaaaaaaaaaaaaaaaaaggataggATAATAAAAAGGTTTAAGGCTCCTATTTCTAGGTACATCTAAAGATTTTTAAGCTAAATATCCTCTTTCTGATGGTATACCAGACtcaccaaaatatttatttagtgaATGGATTCTACAATATTTGAAATGGTGACTACAACAGAGAACTCCTTAAAGCATCAATGCCTTATGCAATTATATAGGTCTGGTGTTATTTTGATGTTCATTGTAGAAGGCAAAAAATATTTACTCCTGATTAATCTGAAAATATAGTATTAATTCTaacaggtttttgttttcttttatttctacagGAAGTTGCCCTTGTCCTTGCAGCTATATTGGTATTTTTGTTGGCTTTCTATgcttttttttatcttaatgTTTCCAATGAAGTTGACCTTGATCTGGATCCAGATGAAAACTAGCAGATGCAATGAATTTATCATCAAGATCTCTTCAGCTTCAACAAGGCTACATAGGAACTTCACTACACAGTCCCTTCACTCTAGGACAGTAAACAATGCCATTTCTTGCAGTCTGAATTCATAAGGAAGACTTGCAATACATCAGCCACATTCCAGTCTTCAAAATAAGGACACTTATGCCTGGCCAAGTGTGTTTGTTTAACACCAAAGCCAGGAGGAACAGTACAATACATGAAGTTTATTGTTTATGTTATTTTTGTCTCAGGCAAGGAACTTTGATGTCAAAAGACAGGTGCTACTCTTATTATTGGTATTGATGCTGATTTCACAGGAGGAGCATCTGCCTTGACCAAATTTAGGAATCAGAGCTTCCTAATAACCAAATTAGTTTCCTGTTCCTTTCTGacaagaaagcagaaataccaaataaaacatcttttcttcatttgtgtTTAAAATCTATCAAAACCCCCTcatcctttctctcccttttaaTCCTTCCTATGCATGTGTGCACATGCATGAAGATGGAAGAGATtgtaggaaaaaatatcttcttaCAAGCAGTCTGTCACCTTCTATATGGACTTAATTTTCTGTCATTCCAGATTCTGTGTGCCCATATATCTGCAGTaatctttttcattcttttgccAACTGTTCAGCACACATGTGTTCTGTTAGAAATGGCACCTGGATGACAGAAGCTCTAACATTCACATATGCTTCTGAAACACAGTTCTTTGCCTCCTGTGCTGTCTAAACTAGTGTAAATAGAAAGTTTAGTCAATGTTGGTTTTAATTAGTGTATTGGTCTACTATTAATATAAAgtcaaaattgtattttaattatgCTCATCCTGATGGTTTTGGTATCAACTTGCTCTACCTGTTAGGGGCATGTTGTATAAAAACATTCCTTTTGAGCTATACAGTCATTTTAATCATCAAACTAATGTGAGAGGCAGTAAGTaataagaaaacactttttttttcttggcataCTAATAACTGGTAAATCTTGGCTCTGTTACATCCTTCAGTTCTTGCAAAGTGCCTTTCAAATTAGGCACTGTAGATAGCATTCTTGTTCTTTTTGATAGCCAAAAGCCACTTGAAGAATTTGGTgtgtcagagcagctgcagggagctttAAAATTCTGGCTTTACCCTGTTCTGCTTTGAGTTTGGCATATAACTGAGCTTGTGGATGGAGAGACTCAGTTTTGATCTTAAAAATGTGGTCAGTCCTTCTCTGACTGAGATTCAGTTCTGATTCAGTTTGATATCAAGAAGACGCAGAGCCATTGGCACTGAAAGTGGCAGAAAAGGTTTTGTAATTCTGAAGTTAGTGAACTAGcttggtttttttgcctttgacATAAATTTCAGAG
The nucleotide sequence above comes from Oenanthe melanoleuca isolate GR-GAL-2019-014 chromosome 2, OMel1.0, whole genome shotgun sequence. Encoded proteins:
- the TRIQK gene encoding triple QxxK/R motif-containing protein, translating into MGRKDASTSRTPVDQYRKQIGKQDYKKTRPMLRATRLKAEAKKTALGVKEVALVLAAILVFLLAFYAFFYLNVSNEVDLDLDPDEN